tgctgctcgcggataagaggggcgacgcgtacgcgcccgcgatggccgccgcgctcgcgccggtcatcgcggtgacgtgcgcgatgcgcgcggcgctggacgcggcggagcgcgcggacaggggcatcgtcggcggcgcgtggaaATCGGGTTCGAACAAATTAgcgacgacggggggcgGGGTCAAGCTGAgagtcgcgtcgtcgagggcgacgggcgcggcggacgcgatgggcgcggtggacggcggtAGGTCCGCGCCACCGACGGCCACGGCGCCACCGACGGCCAccaacgacgcgggcggcgcgagcgcgggcgacctcgcgggcgcggcggcttggaGCATGATCGCGGACGAGTGGGGCGtgtcgccctccgcgccgccgccgccggccgcgtcgcgtgcgtcccgagccctcgacgacgcgacgccggcgacccAGGGAGCGAGCGGGCCGAAGATGTACGCACCGGATCGAGCGAGCCACTCCTCCGCCCCCacctccggcgcgacgctcacCGCTCGGCAGCTCCGGCACCAGATGGAgcggcccgtcgtcgcggcggcggaggaatgcgtcgccgccatcgccgcctaCGGAAGACTGGCGTCgtggggcgcgcgcgcggccgccgcgctcgccggcgtggacgcccgcggcgaccccaacggcgtcgtcggcgctcgagccccgacggcggcgcagacTGTTCGCGTcttgctcgcggcgacgcacgcggcgcgcgagtgcgaacgcgccggcgcgggggcgttcggcgcgggggcgctcggtcgcggcgcgtcgtcgtcgtcgtcgagtcgGAGGATgtcgccgcgcgtgccccatctggcgcccgcggcggggcccgcggcggcgctggcggatgCGTTTCAGACGGCACTTTTCGGGTTAGTGTCGAGatacggcggcgacgaagttcgcgcgatggcggcgggcggggacccggcggcggttggcgagtttggcgacgcgtccgggttgaacggcgagacgcgcggggtcgacgcggtcggcgggTTGGCGGGtttgacgggcgcggcgcggcgggaggcggagatcgcgcgcggtctgcgcgcgcccgtcgagctGGAGAggacgctcgaggcgctcctcaAGTGGGAatgagcggcgccgcgcgggcgcgggctaACCTCCGCGTCACACGCGATCTTCactcgcgcccgcctccttcgcgcgctGTGATGAAGCTCGTGAACGCGCCCTTCTTGAATGCGGGTCAAATCTAACGGCGCCGCTAGTCGAGCGCGTACGGAtcatcgtccccgtcctcctctgATTCAACCttctcgacgcggacgttcGTGCCGTCCACCTCCACCACGCCATCCCCAAAATCTCCAGCCTCCGTCCCacccccgccgtccccgcccacCCCCGGCCGCCACAGCGTCAGACTCCAGAAACCCATCAGGTGTCGCATCTCCCCTTCGCCCCGCGTCCCGCCGACCATCGCGTGGCTCTTCCCGGGCACCGCGTGAACCGACGCGACGTGACCGGGGTTAACGTCGATCAGAGCGTCCGCGGTCTCTCGCACGGACGAGACcgagacgacgcgatcggattcgcccgcggtgagcgtcaCGGGCGTCGGGTCACCGGACGATCCATCGTTACTGGATCCATCGTCACCGGATATGGATCCATCGTGTGTACCGGACGCAACCTTCGACAACATTCGAATTTGCTCGGGGAGCAGCGACGCGCACACCGTCGCGCATCCGCCGAGCCTCCCCTTGCCCTCCGCgtacgcgcgcatcgcggcggtgagggcgaCGGTCCCCCCGTCGGAGAACCCGAAGAGGTGCACGCGCGACCTCGGCCACGTGGGCGTCggagcggcgtcgtcggcgtcggcggctgtCGACGTCAACGCGTCGATGAGTTTGGCGAGGCGGGTCACGACTCGGTCGAGGctgtcgacgcgtcgcgtgtCGGTGGGATCCGAGCCGTCGATGGGTTCGAAAGTCTCCTGATCCATGAACGTGAACCacgcgcggccgtcgtccACGAAGGGGATCGGGTGCGGGCCCTGGAGCGCCACGCAGCACGTGCGCGGGAGCGCCATGGATctcgcgagcttggcgaacggcgcgggcacgtcgccgcggccgtggaGCATGAGCATGAGGTTGTCCGCGTGGCCGTCCGCGCTGGGAACGATGACGTGGCCGTGCGGCCAGTGTCTCgtgagcgcgccgtccagcgacgacgcgttcgccgccgacgatcgcAGCGTCacgccgagcgtcgcgtccgacgacgacgacgatgacgcctccgtcgcgcgtccagcctcctgcgcgaggagcgcgcgttcgaagGCGCGGTCGAACCCGAGGCCGTCCTCGGGATCCCCCCGGGGTTCGGGCGGGGTCTCCGCGCGCttgggaggcgcggcgccgaggaagccCCTCCGCatctcgccaccgcgggcgactcCTCCCGGCGCCTGAGAGTGGCCGACGGGGACAACAcatcgcgcgacgaggagaactCTCCTGTCTGCTGAGGAACCCGGAATCCCGACCCGCGAGGGTCACAACGAGCGGCGACCGTCGGGCGGCGAAgcagcgccatcgccgcgatgagTTCCACCGCCAGAGCGTCGCACGCGCTCTGCGCGAGGACGTGCCGATTCCTCTCCGGCcgcaccgcctcgcgcccagggctgtcgtcggcgtcccaggcggcggcggcggcggagcg
The genomic region above belongs to Micromonas commoda chromosome 4, complete sequence and contains:
- a CDS encoding predicted protein gives rise to the protein MRRGFLGAAPPKRAETPPEPRGDPEDGLGFDRAFERALLAQEAGRATEASSSSSSDATLGVTLRSSAANASSLDGALTRHWPHGHVIVPSADGHADNLMLMLHGRGDVPAPFAKLARSMALPRTCCVALQGPHPIPFVDDGRAWFTFMDQETFEPIDGSDPTDTRRVDSLDRVVTRLAKLIDALTSTAADADDAAPTPTWPRSRVHLFGFSDGGTVALTAAMRAYAEGKGRLGGCATVCASLLPEQIRMLSKVASGTHDGSISGDDGSSNDGSSGDPTPVTLTAGESDRVVSVSSVRETADALIDVNPGHVASVHAVPGKSHAMVGGTRGEGEMRHLMGFWSLTLWRPGVGGDGGGGTEAGDFGDGVVEVDGTNVRVEKVESEEDGDDDPYALD
- a CDS encoding predicted protein: MDHAWYARDVADLLRWRRVATAVWGSAMSILAALAYLAFARFRPTPWGVVAATLSPTEWTKRVAHALALALAQLPAHITAVALMRPSLAPLRIVGGDDDGAVDPYGGFAEPGSAGRFAASRVPPHLFPAGFGPSRWCATPSPTNTAAAEAKDAIAHLTAFAAHVLSGAASCVALRRGAVTSSSEGLVHAARFGAVLGALVAAHFAGTGARNCAFPAAARPRWMRVKRCAPAAAWRGIWFSLAAAGAHAGLRVALTLRGEMATADGVVSLVRVVFDFWFREVSDAFRMVPCGFACAGGWLAARAAANVVLTERYKFLPQSLADGPVSASAPLLASLVASETPFAQHAAYQDLCAVCEDGGGGRRALLLADKRGDAYAPAMAAALAPVIAVTCAMRAALDAAERADRGIVGGAWKSGSNKLATTGGGVKLRVASSRATGAADAMGAVDGGRSAPPTATAPPTATNDAGGASAGDLAGAAAWSMIADEWGVSPSAPPPPAASRASRALDDATPATQGASGPKMYAPDRASHSSAPTSGATLTARQLRHQMERPVVAAAEECVAAIAAYGRLASWGARAAAALAGVDARGDPNGVVGARAPTAAQTVRVLLAATHAARECERAGAGAFGAGALGRGASSSSSSRRMSPRVPHLAPAAGPAAALADAFQTALFGLVSRYGGDEVRAMAAGGDPAAVGEFGDASGLNGETRGVDAVGGLAGLTGAARREAEIARGLRAPVELERTLEALLKWE